From a region of the Thalassospira sp. TSL5-1 genome:
- a CDS encoding exonuclease domain-containing protein, with the protein MGLQEKLKDSQFYRRWNRNRAKGPLAQFYDIPPVAPERRVSDVEFVAVDLETTGLHPKKDAIISIGWVVVRNRGVDLSSAHHTLVRPNRDVRESSAVIHGILDSHLENAPDIDDILRQLLPILAGRVLLAHHAPIELGFLGRACKRLYGASLQMPTVDTLVLGLRDIHRQGTPLKSGALKLQNLRKTHNLPPYRAHNALTDAIATAELFLAQIDKRDPKGELELDRVLR; encoded by the coding sequence ATGGGTCTTCAGGAAAAGCTAAAAGACAGCCAGTTTTACCGGCGCTGGAACCGCAACCGCGCCAAAGGCCCGCTGGCGCAATTTTACGACATTCCCCCGGTTGCCCCGGAACGCCGGGTTTCCGATGTGGAATTTGTTGCAGTTGACCTGGAAACCACCGGCCTGCACCCGAAAAAGGATGCCATTATCAGCATTGGCTGGGTGGTTGTGCGTAATCGCGGGGTGGATTTGTCCAGTGCGCATCATACGCTGGTGCGGCCCAACCGTGATGTACGCGAAAGCTCTGCCGTTATTCACGGCATTTTGGACAGCCACCTGGAAAATGCGCCCGATATCGATGACATCCTGCGTCAGCTTTTGCCGATACTGGCCGGGCGCGTCCTGCTGGCACATCACGCGCCGATTGAACTGGGATTTTTAGGAAGGGCCTGCAAACGGCTTTATGGGGCCTCGCTGCAAATGCCAACTGTGGATACACTGGTTTTGGGCCTGCGCGATATTCATCGCCAGGGCACCCCGCTCAAAAGTGGGGCACTGAAACTGCAAAACCTGCGCAAGACCCATAATTTACCCCCCTATCGCGCCCACAACGCCCTAACCGATGCCATTGCCACGGCCGAACTTTTTCTGGCCCAGATCGACAAGCGTGATCCTAAAGGCGAACTTGAGCTGGACCGTGTCCTGCGATAA